One window of Chionomys nivalis chromosome 18, mChiNiv1.1, whole genome shotgun sequence genomic DNA carries:
- the Rit1 gene encoding GTP-binding protein Rit1, which produces MDSGARPVGSSCSSPAALSREYKLVMLGAGGVGKSAMTMQFISHRFPEDHDPTIEDAYKIRIRIDDEPANLDILDTAGQAEFTAMRDQYMRAGEGFIICYSITDRRSFHEVREFKQLIYRVRRTDDTPVVLVGNKSDLKQLRQVSKEEGLSLAREFSCPFFETSAAYRYYIDDVFHALVREIRKKEKELVLAMEKKSKPKSSVWRRLKSPFRKKKDSVT; this is translated from the exons ATGGACTCCGGAGCTCGCCCAGTTGGTAGCAGCTGTAGCAGCCCTGCAGCGCTGTCACGGGAATACAAACTAGTGATGCTGGGTGCTGGTGGCGTTGGGAAGAGCG CCATGACAATGCAGTTCATCAGCCACCGATTCCCAGAAGATCATGACCCCACCATTG AGGATGCATACAAGATCCGGATCCGCATCGACGATGAGCCTGCCAATCTGGACATTCTGGATACAGCTGGGCAG GCAGAGTTTACAGCTATGCGGGATCAGTATATGAGGGCAGGAGAAGGATTTATCATCTGTTACTCGATCACGGATCGCCGAAGTTTTCATGAAGTTCGGGAGTTTAAACAGCTGATTTACCGCGTTAGACGTACTGACGACACACCAGTGGTTCTCGTGGGAAACAAATCGGACCTGAAGCAGCTGCGGCAG GTCTCCAAGGAAGAGGGATTATCTCTGGCACGAGAATTCAGTTGTCCGTTTTTTGAGACCTCTGCTGCATATCGTTACTACATCGATGACGTTTTCCATGCTCTTGTTCGGGAGATTcgtaagaaagaaaaggagttaGTATTGGCCATGGAGAAAAAATCTAAACCCAAAAGCAGTGTGTGGAGGAGGCTGAAGTCGCCgttcaggaagaagaaagactcgGTAACCTGA